The following coding sequences lie in one Arachis ipaensis cultivar K30076 chromosome B03, Araip1.1, whole genome shotgun sequence genomic window:
- the LOC110269493 gene encoding uncharacterized protein LOC110269493 yields the protein MLAVGDTANNPQPVQDIPEMTFHPTEFNCSDTNLDDPMVISIQLGDLIVRKVLLDPGSSADVLFFATFEKMKLSINILQPSIRDLVGFLEERVPVLGSVWLQTTLGEQPLSKIQDIQYLVVDCFSPYNLILGRPFLNIFAAIVSTIHLCVKFPVHDNVVATVHSDLQEARNCYNTSLKPIDAKAS from the coding sequence ATGTTGGCAGTTGGGGACACTGCCAACAATCCTCAACCAGTTCAGGACATTCCAGAAATGACCTTCCACCCGACTGAGTTTAATTGCAGCGACACCAACTTGGACGACCCTATGGTCATCTCCATCCAGTTGGGAGACCTAATAGTTCGGAAAGTTTTGCTGGATCCGGGGAGCAGCGCTGATGTGTTATTTTTTGCCACATTTGAAAAGATGAAGCTGAGCATTAACATTTTACAGCCATCTATCAGAGACTTGGTCGGATTTTTAGAAGAGCGGGTCCCCGTTCTGGGTTCAGTGTGGTTGCAAACCACACTCGGTGAGCAGCCACTATCTAAGATACAAGATATTCAATATCTTGTAGTCGACTGTTTTAGCCCATATAATCTCATTTTAGGTAGaccttttttaaatatatttgctGCAATTGTATCCACAATTCATCTTTGTGTCAAGTTTCCTGTGCATGACAATGTAGTGGCCACGGTTCACAGTGATCTTCAAGAAGCTCGGAATTGTTATAACACAAGCTTGAAGCctattgatgccaaggcatcttag